A DNA window from Pyrus communis chromosome 3, drPyrComm1.1, whole genome shotgun sequence contains the following coding sequences:
- the LOC137728606 gene encoding uncharacterized protein, giving the protein MAEESLVNLEGDGFHATPPSPHSDIDINPNQRLSSVLLNEFNYLPWERAVSLALGGRSKLGYVNGAIPMPETTSPEYDAWLCKDQLVMSWLLNSMDRKIAEIFSYAESSMTLWKNLKEMYGNQNNAARVFQLKKDIAGLQQEGKPFVQHLGKLTTMWNELNVYRPHTIDAAVLTKRAEEDKIFQLLASLSPEFEDLRSYILMNPDLPSFSSVCATIQREEVRRKVMTLDMKANIPEARAYFSNQKLGEERGYKGKKTGLKCSHCDAGGHSRDRCWILHPELKPKFPRDNKGVSKGSYNPSYKANHVATTSSDGALKFTTNPAALINEFAMFLHKKQGLGDSEGPLNQCDNNQTVLLGQFTGFLAGNEGVILEPLII; this is encoded by the exons ATGGCTGAAGAAAGCTTAGTAAATTTGGAAGGAGACGGCTTTCATGCTactccaccatcaccacacTCAGATATTGATATCAACCCAAATCAACGTCTTAGTTCTGTCTTGCtaaatgagtttaactatcttccatggGAGAGAGCAGTTTCTCTTGCTCTGGGAGGACGATCAAAGCTTGGTTATGTTAATGGTGCTATTCCAATGCCTGAGACTACCTCACCGGAGTATGATGCTTGGCTATGCAAAGACCAGTTGGTCATGTCGTGGCTACTCAATTCCATGGATCgtaagattgcagaaatttttagctatgctgaatcctccatgactctttggaaaaatctcaaggaaatGTATGGAAATCAGAACAATGCGGCTAGAGTGTTTCAGTTAAAGAAGGACATTGCTGGTTTGCAACAGGAAGGGAAGCCATTTGTGCAACATCTTGGAAAGCTGACCACTATGTGGAACGAGCTGAATGTGTATCGACCACACACCATCGACGCTGCTGTGCTAACTAAAAGAGCcgaggaagacaaaatattcCAACTCCTAGCAAGTCTGAGTCCTGAATTCGAAGATCTTCGAAGTTATATCCTCATGAATCCCGACCTGCCTTCTTTTTCAAGTGTGTGTGCCAcaattcaaagagaagaggttcgaaggaaagtcatgaccttggacatgaaggcaaatataccagaagctagggcttacttctctaaccaaaaacttggtgaggagagaggctacaaaggaaagaaaactggCTTAAAATGTAGCCATTGTGATGCTGGTGGGCACTCAAGAGATCGATGCTGGATTCTTCATCCAGAGTTAAAACCAAAGTTTCCTAGGGATAACAAAGGTGTCTCGAAAGGCTCGTACAACCCTTCTTACAAGGCAAATCATGTTGCCACAACTTCTTCTGATGGAGCACTGAAGTTCACCACTAATCCAGCTGCACTGATCAACGAGTTTGCTATGTTTCTTCACAAGAAACAAGGTCTTGGAGATAGTGAAGGACCACTAAATCAGTGTGACAACAATCAAACTGTACTACTAGGACAGTTTACTGGCTTCCTGGCTGGAAATGAAGGCGTG attctggagccactgatcatatga